In Acinetobacter sp. C32I, one genomic interval encodes:
- the rplD gene encoding 50S ribosomal protein L4, whose protein sequence is MNLKTVSGSAVELSEVAFGREFNEALVHQVVTAYLAGGRQGTRAHKSRADVSGGGKKPFRQKGTGRARAGSIRSPIWVGGGKTFAARPQDWSQKVNRKMYRGAMQCILAELVRQDRLVLVEEFAVAAPKTKDLLAKLTDLNATRALIITDAVDENLYLAARNLPHVDVVDATAIDPVSLIAFDKVVMSVAAAKKIEVELG, encoded by the coding sequence GTGAATTTAAAAACTGTTTCCGGCTCTGCTGTTGAATTGTCTGAAGTTGCTTTCGGACGTGAATTTAACGAAGCTCTTGTACACCAAGTTGTTACAGCTTACTTAGCTGGTGGTCGTCAAGGTACTCGTGCTCACAAATCACGTGCAGATGTTTCTGGCGGTGGTAAAAAGCCATTCCGTCAAAAAGGTACTGGTCGCGCTCGTGCGGGTTCTATTCGTAGCCCGATCTGGGTTGGTGGTGGTAAAACTTTTGCTGCTCGCCCACAAGATTGGTCTCAAAAAGTAAACCGTAAGATGTATCGCGGTGCAATGCAATGTATCTTAGCTGAACTTGTTCGCCAAGATCGTCTTGTATTAGTTGAAGAGTTTGCTGTTGCAGCTCCAAAAACTAAAGACTTGCTTGCAAAACTTACAGACTTGAATGCAACTCGCGCATTGATCATTACAGATGCTGTAGATGAGAACTTGTATCTCGCAGCTCGCAACCTTCCACACGTTGATGTGGTTGATGCTACTGCTATTGATCCTGTTAGCTTGATCGCATTTGATAAAGTTGTAATGTCTGTAGCTGCTGCTAAGAAAATTGAGGTAGAACTCGGATGA
- the rplC gene encoding 50S ribosomal protein L3 codes for MAIGLVGRKCGMTRVFTDAGVSVPVTVIEVDPNRITQIKTLETDGYQAIQVTTGERRESRVTNAQKGHFAKAGVAAGRLVKEFRVTEAELEGREVGASIGVDLFTVGQIVDVTGQSKGKGFQGGVKRWNFRTQDATHGNSVSHRVLGSTGQNQTPGRVFKGKKMAGHLGDERVTVQGLEIVSIDAERSVLVVKGAIPGSTGGDVIVRPTIKA; via the coding sequence ATGGCTATTGGTTTAGTCGGTCGCAAATGTGGTATGACTCGCGTCTTTACAGATGCTGGTGTATCTGTACCTGTTACAGTTATCGAAGTCGATCCAAACCGCATTACGCAAATCAAAACACTTGAAACTGATGGTTATCAAGCAATTCAAGTAACTACTGGTGAACGTCGCGAATCGCGCGTAACTAACGCTCAGAAAGGTCACTTCGCGAAAGCGGGTGTTGCTGCTGGTCGTTTAGTTAAAGAGTTCCGTGTTACTGAAGCTGAGCTTGAAGGCCGTGAAGTTGGTGCTTCTATCGGTGTTGATTTGTTCACAGTTGGTCAAATTGTTGACGTAACTGGTCAATCAAAAGGTAAAGGCTTCCAAGGTGGTGTTAAGCGTTGGAATTTCCGTACGCAAGATGCTACTCATGGTAACTCTGTATCTCACCGTGTATTAGGTTCTACAGGTCAAAACCAGACTCCTGGTCGCGTGTTCAAAGGCAAGAAAATGGCTGGTCACTTAGGTGACGAACGCGTAACAGTTCAAGGTCTTGAAATTGTATCTATTGACGCTGAACGTTCTGTTTTAGTTGTTAAGGGTGCTATTCCTGGTTCAACTGGCGGTGACGTTATCGTACGTCCTACCATCAAGGCCTGA
- the rpsJ gene encoding 30S ribosomal protein S10 has product MSNQRIRIRLKSFDHRLIDQSAQEIVETAKRTGAQVCGPIPMPTRIERFNVLTSPHVNKDARDQYEIRTYKRLIDIVQPTDKTVDALMKLDLAAGVDVQIALG; this is encoded by the coding sequence ATGTCTAACCAGAGAATTCGTATCCGTTTGAAGTCTTTTGATCATCGTCTGATTGATCAATCTGCTCAAGAGATCGTAGAAACCGCTAAGCGTACTGGCGCACAAGTGTGTGGTCCAATCCCGATGCCTACTCGCATCGAACGCTTCAACGTTCTTACTTCACCACACGTCAACAAAGACGCTCGTGACCAGTATGAAATCCGCACTTATAAACGTTTGATCGACATCGTTCAACCAACAGATAAAACTGTTGATGCATTGATGAAGTTAGATCTTGCTGCTGGTGTAGATGTTCAGATCGCTTTGGGTTAA
- a CDS encoding type 1 glutamine amidotransferase, producing MKSHLRVHYFQHIAGEGFGSCYDFLKAHKAKITATEFFALPVDLPLELEALPRVDEVDLLIIMGGTMSVNDEANYPWLRLEKRWLRRYLAAGKPAIGLCLGGQLIANALGAAVSRNPHQELGWMDVGRASHVPEDYFQVPEQLNILQWHSETFEIPKGGIRLAENKVCRNQMYQIGRNVLGFQFHPEMTPHALALLIENEEDMAVFNGEYVQPMSELKRTLKSKFEQGNRLLNQAIDYVVSA from the coding sequence ATGAAGTCGCATTTAAGAGTGCATTATTTTCAGCACATTGCTGGCGAGGGTTTTGGCAGTTGCTATGACTTTTTAAAAGCACACAAAGCAAAAATTACTGCAACTGAGTTTTTTGCTTTGCCGGTTGATTTGCCATTGGAATTGGAAGCCCTGCCACGTGTCGATGAAGTCGATCTACTGATTATTATGGGCGGGACCATGAGTGTGAATGATGAGGCGAACTATCCTTGGTTGAGGCTGGAAAAAAGATGGTTGCGTCGTTATCTGGCTGCAGGTAAACCTGCAATTGGTTTGTGTCTGGGTGGGCAATTGATTGCCAATGCTTTGGGTGCAGCTGTGAGTCGTAATCCGCATCAGGAATTGGGGTGGATGGATGTTGGGCGTGCTTCGCATGTCCCTGAAGACTATTTTCAAGTCCCAGAACAGTTAAATATTTTGCAATGGCATAGTGAGACCTTTGAGATTCCGAAAGGGGGGATTCGTCTGGCTGAGAATAAAGTGTGTCGTAACCAGATGTACCAAATTGGGCGTAATGTGCTCGGATTTCAATTTCATCCTGAAATGACTCCTCATGCGCTGGCGCTGCTGATTGAAAATGAAGAAGACATGGCTGTATTCAATGGTGAGTATGTTCAGCCAATGTCTGAATTAAAAAGAACCCTAAAGAGTAAATTTGAGCAAGGAAATCGATTGCTGAATCAGGCAATTGATTATGTGGTGAGCGCATAG
- a CDS encoding PLP-dependent transferase codes for MTTHNKAQTQLIHAPRKAAQYIETIQPPLFRASTIIFKSTAHLFDRHWTDAYDYSYGTHGTPTTFTLGDNIAQIEGGRYCLLAPSGLSAINLVNSAILSSGDEVWVADNIYGPNLEHLNHLQDRYGITVKIYNPIDANSFQPTEKAKLIWLEAAGSVTLEFPDLKNLVKKAQQANVLTALDNTWGAGLAFNAFDFSDEHLSVNITVHALTKYPSGGGDILMGSVVTNDQALHHKLYRMHAIQGISVSGDDTAQIQRSLAHMSLRYEQQAQSALTLLNWLKQQAQFSQVLHPSDPDAAGHQFWAEVCRTGKSAGLVSVIFKPEYDLNTIRKFCDNLSLFKLGFSWGGPVSLAMLYDLKHMRTLQNTHLQQGLLVRFCIGLEHPEDLIQDIQNALKQLD; via the coding sequence ATGACAACACACAATAAAGCACAGACCCAACTGATTCACGCACCAAGAAAAGCCGCTCAATACATTGAAACCATCCAGCCTCCCTTATTTCGTGCATCAACCATTATTTTTAAAAGCACAGCGCACCTTTTTGACCGCCATTGGACCGATGCCTATGACTATAGTTATGGCACACACGGTACACCAACAACGTTTACATTAGGGGACAACATTGCCCAAATTGAAGGCGGACGTTATTGCTTACTTGCACCAAGTGGATTATCAGCGATTAATCTCGTGAATAGTGCCATTTTAAGTTCAGGGGATGAGGTTTGGGTTGCCGATAATATTTATGGCCCCAATCTTGAGCATTTAAATCATCTGCAAGATCGTTATGGCATCACCGTTAAAATTTATAATCCGATTGATGCCAATAGTTTTCAACCGACTGAAAAAGCGAAATTGATTTGGCTCGAAGCAGCGGGATCAGTCACGCTAGAATTCCCCGATTTAAAAAATTTGGTGAAAAAAGCACAGCAAGCCAATGTACTCACTGCGCTGGATAACACATGGGGTGCAGGACTGGCTTTTAATGCCTTTGATTTTTCAGATGAACATCTGTCCGTGAACATCACCGTCCATGCACTGACCAAATATCCAAGCGGCGGTGGTGATATCTTAATGGGTTCTGTCGTCACAAATGACCAAGCACTCCATCACAAACTCTATCGCATGCATGCCATCCAAGGAATTTCTGTTTCAGGCGACGATACCGCACAGATTCAACGCAGCTTGGCGCATATGTCTTTACGCTATGAACAGCAAGCGCAAAGTGCACTCACCCTGTTGAATTGGTTAAAACAACAAGCACAGTTTAGCCAAGTCTTACATCCAAGTGATCCTGATGCAGCAGGCCATCAATTCTGGGCAGAAGTTTGTCGCACTGGCAAAAGCGCAGGCTTAGTCAGTGTCATTTTCAAACCTGAATATGATCTCAATACGATTCGAAAGTTCTGTGACAATCTCAGCCTGTTTAAATTGGGATTTAGCTGGGGTGGCCCTGTTAGCCTGGCCATGCTGTATGACCTCAAACACATGCGCACGCTGCAAAATACACATTTACAACAAGGTTTATTGGTTCGCTTCTGTATAGGACTAGAACATCCAGAAGATTTAATACAAGATATCCAAAACGCATTAAAACAGCTCGATTGA
- a CDS encoding helicase HerA-like domain-containing protein, which translates to MSTPIVIAKKTTDTTQEIVLHSKFANRHGLIAGATGTGKTVTLKVMAESFSRIGVPVFLADAKGDVSSLAKAGSSNPKFDERLKSLQLDAIPFAAAPVIFWDLFGQQGHPIRTTISEIGPLLLAQMLNLNDTQEGVLSAVFRVADDQGLLLIDFKDLKAMLTYVSENAASLKAEYGNLSPASLGAIQRNLLALGDQGGEQFFGEPSLNILDFIQTDTNGHGYINILAADKLMNTPKLYATFLLWMMSELFEQLPEVGDMDKPKLVFFFDEAHLLFDNASPALQQKIEQVVRLIRSKGVGIYFITQNPLDLPESVLGQLGNRVQHALRAFTPKDQKAVKTAADTFRANPEFKVDQAITELAVGEALISCLDEQGTPQIVERGWVMPPYSSFTPITPEERQVIIGQSIVAGVYDQAVDRDSAYEMLQKKVLQQSQQKEADELAKQQSKEQDALAKQQAKEQERFAREQQKAAEKSQRDREKLTQDIVGTFAKSAARSLGGSTGQKIVRGLLGSLFGK; encoded by the coding sequence ATGAGTACGCCAATCGTTATTGCTAAAAAAACCACAGATACAACACAAGAGATTGTTTTACATTCTAAATTTGCCAACCGACACGGCTTGATTGCCGGTGCAACTGGAACAGGTAAAACCGTCACCCTCAAGGTGATGGCCGAGAGTTTTTCTCGTATTGGTGTACCCGTGTTTCTTGCCGATGCCAAAGGTGATGTTTCCAGTCTGGCCAAAGCAGGCAGCAGCAATCCCAAATTCGATGAACGCCTGAAAAGCCTGCAACTAGATGCCATTCCTTTTGCTGCCGCACCTGTGATTTTTTGGGACTTATTCGGTCAGCAAGGTCATCCGATTCGCACCACCATTTCAGAAATTGGCCCCCTATTATTGGCGCAAATGTTGAATCTGAATGACACACAGGAAGGTGTGCTTTCGGCGGTGTTCCGTGTTGCCGATGATCAAGGTCTATTACTGATTGACTTTAAAGACCTAAAGGCCATGCTGACCTATGTCAGTGAAAATGCAGCCAGCCTTAAAGCTGAATATGGCAACCTATCCCCTGCCAGTCTGGGTGCAATCCAACGTAATTTACTCGCCCTAGGTGATCAGGGTGGCGAGCAATTCTTTGGTGAACCAAGCCTAAATATTCTCGATTTCATTCAAACTGATACCAATGGTCACGGCTACATCAATATCCTAGCTGCTGATAAATTGATGAACACACCAAAGCTTTATGCGACCTTCCTGCTCTGGATGATGTCTGAATTGTTTGAACAGTTGCCTGAAGTCGGTGATATGGACAAGCCAAAGTTGGTGTTCTTTTTCGATGAAGCGCATTTACTGTTTGATAATGCCAGCCCTGCTTTGCAACAAAAGATTGAGCAAGTGGTACGTTTGATCCGCTCTAAAGGCGTGGGGATTTATTTCATTACCCAAAACCCTCTGGATTTACCCGAAAGCGTATTAGGGCAATTGGGGAACCGTGTGCAACATGCTTTACGTGCATTTACCCCCAAAGACCAAAAAGCGGTCAAAACCGCAGCGGATACTTTCCGTGCCAACCCTGAATTTAAAGTCGACCAAGCCATTACCGAACTGGCTGTTGGTGAGGCACTGATTAGTTGCCTAGATGAACAAGGAACACCACAGATTGTAGAACGCGGTTGGGTGATGCCTCCTTATTCCTCCTTTACCCCGATCACGCCTGAAGAACGCCAAGTGATTATTGGGCAAAGTATTGTGGCGGGTGTCTACGACCAAGCCGTGGATCGCGACAGTGCCTATGAAATGCTGCAGAAAAAAGTATTGCAACAATCCCAGCAAAAAGAAGCTGACGAATTAGCCAAACAGCAAAGCAAAGAGCAGGATGCTTTGGCCAAGCAACAGGCCAAAGAACAAGAACGCTTTGCCCGTGAGCAGCAAAAAGCCGCAGAAAAATCACAGCGTGATCGCGAAAAGCTTACCCAAGATATTGTGGGAACTTTTGCAAAAAGTGCAGCACGCAGCCTTGGTGGTAGTACAGGACAAAAAATTGTACGTGGTCTACTCGGTTCACTGTTTGGCAAATAG
- the hmpA gene encoding NO-inducible flavohemoprotein — MTPQQIDLVKATVPVLRENGVALTGYFYNRMLGNHPDLKETFNMGHQRSGAQAQALAGAVLAYAENIEDPSVLLPVVEMIAHKHVSLNIQSPDYGIVGENLLHSISEVLNISMQDPLIGAWAAAYGQLADLFISTEKAIYDQHQQTQGSWLGWRNFKIAKKVVESDEITSFYLAPVDGGALPHYEAGQYISVRVFVPELNLRQPRQYTLSTSPQADYLRISVKREDEKGELAGGWVSSTLHGLAEGSEIEVSAPTGNFYLIDSSKRNVFISGGVGLTPMIAMLNQLVTLDMPQPVNFIHACRSSQVHAMKQHIQELKTKYPRLSTFTAYEFPHENDSLGEDYDVAGRLDLSSIDAALLPSNADYYLCGPMPFMAAQHQALLARGIPAANIHSEAFGTGGVKLS; from the coding sequence ATGACTCCGCAGCAAATTGACCTAGTAAAAGCCACTGTTCCTGTTTTGCGTGAAAATGGTGTCGCATTGACTGGATACTTTTATAACCGCATGTTGGGTAATCATCCTGATTTAAAAGAAACCTTTAATATGGGGCATCAACGTAGCGGTGCGCAGGCGCAGGCCTTAGCAGGTGCTGTGTTGGCTTATGCAGAAAATATTGAAGATCCATCGGTACTTCTACCTGTAGTCGAAATGATTGCGCATAAACACGTGAGCTTGAATATCCAATCCCCTGACTACGGCATTGTCGGTGAAAACCTCTTACACTCGATTAGTGAAGTCCTCAATATTTCAATGCAAGATCCATTGATTGGCGCATGGGCTGCGGCTTATGGCCAATTGGCTGATCTATTTATCAGTACTGAAAAAGCCATTTATGATCAACACCAACAAACCCAAGGCAGCTGGTTAGGCTGGCGTAATTTCAAAATCGCCAAAAAAGTGGTGGAAAGTGATGAGATCACCTCTTTCTATCTTGCACCTGTGGATGGCGGTGCATTACCACACTATGAAGCAGGTCAGTACATCTCAGTTCGCGTATTTGTACCCGAGTTGAATTTAAGACAACCGCGTCAATACACCCTATCAACGAGCCCACAGGCAGATTATTTACGTATCTCAGTAAAACGTGAAGATGAAAAAGGCGAACTTGCAGGTGGCTGGGTATCTAGTACCTTACATGGCTTAGCTGAAGGCTCAGAAATTGAAGTCTCTGCACCAACAGGTAATTTCTATCTGATCGATAGCAGCAAACGCAATGTCTTTATCAGTGGTGGTGTTGGTCTAACCCCAATGATTGCAATGTTGAACCAATTGGTGACTTTGGATATGCCGCAACCCGTGAATTTCATTCATGCCTGCCGCAGCAGCCAAGTACATGCCATGAAGCAACATATTCAGGAACTGAAAACCAAGTATCCACGTTTAAGTACATTTACGGCGTATGAGTTTCCACATGAAAATGACAGCCTTGGTGAAGACTACGATGTCGCTGGACGTTTAGATTTAAGCAGCATCGATGCTGCACTATTACCAAGCAACGCTGATTATTATTTATGTGGCCCAATGCCATTTATGGCAGCACAACATCAGGCACTGCTTGCTCGTGGTATTCCTGCTGCCAATATTCATAGTGAAGCCTTTGGTACAGGTGGCGTTAAACTCAGCTAA
- a CDS encoding Rrf2 family transcriptional regulator has product MQLNKFTDYALRILMYVARPSDVPYTIADIAQDLHVSQNHLVKVVHFMGKQHWIVTIRGKGGGLRLNPEAKNLKLGAIVRTLQGNHQIVECNTPPCVLRSHCGLKGILDQALECFYQSLDQYTLGEVVQQGIIPSSTRSNIDFLELIQKA; this is encoded by the coding sequence ATGCAACTCAATAAATTTACCGATTATGCACTCAGAATTCTGATGTATGTCGCTCGTCCAAGTGATGTGCCGTATACCATTGCAGATATCGCCCAAGACTTGCATGTGTCGCAAAACCATCTGGTCAAAGTCGTGCACTTCATGGGTAAGCAACACTGGATTGTCACGATTCGCGGTAAAGGTGGTGGCCTGCGCCTCAATCCGGAAGCCAAAAATCTGAAATTAGGTGCAATTGTCCGAACTTTACAAGGCAATCATCAAATTGTGGAATGCAATACCCCGCCCTGCGTTTTACGTTCACATTGCGGACTGAAAGGCATCTTGGATCAAGCACTCGAATGCTTTTATCAAAGTCTGGATCAATATACGCTTGGCGAAGTCGTACAACAGGGTATTATTCCCTCTTCCACACGCTCAAATATCGATTTTTTAGAGCTGATTCAGAAAGCTTAA
- the yihA gene encoding ribosome biogenesis GTP-binding protein YihA/YsxC, with protein sequence MRRSEKSKDTKAKLAPKQKISYEKKTDPAITEYAVQSLTWLRQAEFLMSAPKLALCVEDTGYEIAFAGRSNAGKSSAINTLTNQKQLARASKKPGRTQMINFFSLGNPDQRLVDLPGYGYAAVPEAMKIVWQKELENYLIHRKSLQGLVLLMDIRHPLQHFDLMMLEWAHSRHLFVHILLTKADKLNRGPANKVLLEVKQQLKKMKLDFSIQLFSSLNRIGLEELASVMAGRLNFTLEQPAEFDLSQIPEASESDIQE encoded by the coding sequence ATGCGTCGCAGTGAAAAATCGAAAGACACCAAAGCCAAACTCGCACCGAAACAAAAAATCAGTTATGAAAAAAAGACTGACCCTGCAATCACTGAATATGCAGTGCAGTCTTTAACTTGGTTGCGCCAAGCTGAATTTTTGATGAGTGCGCCGAAACTGGCTTTATGCGTAGAAGATACGGGTTATGAAATCGCATTTGCAGGCCGCTCCAATGCCGGTAAATCAAGTGCAATTAATACCTTAACCAATCAAAAGCAACTGGCACGTGCCTCTAAAAAACCTGGTCGTACCCAAATGATCAACTTTTTTAGTTTGGGCAATCCTGACCAGCGCTTGGTCGATTTACCCGGTTATGGTTATGCGGCAGTTCCTGAAGCCATGAAAATTGTCTGGCAGAAAGAACTGGAAAATTATTTAATCCATCGTAAAAGCCTACAAGGTTTGGTCCTGTTGATGGATATTCGCCATCCGTTACAGCACTTTGACTTGATGATGTTGGAATGGGCACATTCACGTCATTTGTTCGTGCATATCCTGCTCACCAAAGCAGATAAGCTCAATCGTGGCCCTGCGAATAAAGTCTTGTTAGAAGTGAAACAGCAATTGAAGAAGATGAAACTGGATTTTTCGATTCAATTATTCTCTTCACTCAATCGTATTGGCCTAGAAGAACTGGCCAGTGTGATGGCCGGCCGCCTGAATTTCACTCTGGAGCAACCTGCCGAATTTGACCTAAGTCAGATCCCTGAAGCCTCAGAAAGCGACATCCAAGAATAA
- a CDS encoding metal-dependent hydrolase, whose protein sequence is MKLLSFVKNKVLGSSIDYKILPRKVKFDWENTPVDWIPNQPFASYFINEINNILPAGEFWFCRLYNKVLPKITDEKLKQDVQAFIRQEAMHAVAHTSANKEYLTQRNIDIQRNLDIMDFLFTKVLADKPFDKEIPKALEHQWDLFRLGVIATVEHMTCVLGKYALYNKRWEELGADPEMIDLIKWHGSEEIEHRTVAFDLYRHLGGGYIARYYMSVAVIIGVLGLWVDGAAHIMSQDPRFADKKPSLFKPWIWIEWSKIALKDAKILPGPAWLVAQQIDYLMPWYDPVKEGNTQDAVNYLNNSPAAKRALQQAA, encoded by the coding sequence ATGAAATTACTATCATTTGTGAAGAACAAAGTTCTTGGTTCTTCGATTGACTATAAAATCCTCCCGCGCAAAGTAAAATTTGACTGGGAAAATACGCCAGTGGATTGGATTCCAAACCAACCTTTCGCCAGCTATTTTATTAATGAAATTAACAATATTTTACCTGCTGGTGAGTTTTGGTTTTGCCGTTTATATAACAAAGTCCTTCCAAAAATTACCGATGAAAAATTAAAGCAAGACGTCCAAGCCTTTATTCGTCAGGAAGCAATGCATGCAGTTGCACATACCTCTGCCAATAAAGAATATTTGACGCAACGCAATATTGATATTCAGCGTAACCTCGACATCATGGATTTCTTATTCACCAAGGTCTTGGCAGACAAGCCTTTCGATAAAGAAATTCCAAAAGCCCTGGAGCATCAGTGGGATTTATTCCGCTTGGGTGTGATTGCGACTGTTGAGCATATGACCTGTGTACTAGGCAAATATGCCCTGTATAACAAGCGTTGGGAAGAACTCGGTGCAGATCCAGAAATGATCGATCTGATTAAATGGCATGGTTCTGAAGAAATCGAACATCGCACCGTGGCATTTGATCTTTACCGTCATTTGGGCGGTGGCTATATCGCCCGTTACTACATGAGTGTTGCTGTGATTATTGGTGTACTTGGCCTTTGGGTCGATGGTGCAGCACATATCATGAGCCAAGACCCTCGTTTTGCCGACAAGAAACCAAGTCTGTTTAAACCATGGATCTGGATTGAATGGTCGAAGATTGCATTAAAAGACGCGAAAATTTTGCCAGGCCCAGCATGGTTGGTTGCACAACAAATTGATTACCTCATGCCGTGGTATGACCCTGTCAAAGAAGGCAATACCCAAGATGCTGTGAATTATCTAAATAATTCGCCTGCTGCAAAGCGTGCCTTGCAACAAGCCGCTTAA
- a CDS encoding dicarboxylate/amino acid:cation symporter yields the protein MNLNTQILIAAVLGVAFGFLLLAYPQTVFVEHSLYGLGILSSIFIGLLKMLLIPLIFSSIVVGVSNLQAGGQFGRVWKITALSCLTTTTLALILGISCAHLFEVGKGVDIQLFQAAMDSHQTPDTLTPSSFVTTFIQNTLINPFKAFSEGNVLAVVVFALFLGVALVKGGERFSLVRNISQQFFDIMMMLVGWVMKLAPIGIFALLAKLIATEDLSVLSRLVEFAAVVTGTTIFHGAVVLPALLWIFGRMNPITFFRGARTALVTAFATSSSSATMPLSMKCAQENLGVRPQTAGFVIPLGTQLNMDGTALYEAAAALFIANLMGLDLSLTQQLIVCLTAMIASLGAPGIPSAGMVTMIMVLQSVGLPAEAIAILLPIDRVLDTVRTVVNVQGDMMISVVVDRYAKQAEAESS from the coding sequence ATGAATCTAAATACACAAATTTTAATTGCAGCTGTGCTTGGTGTGGCCTTTGGTTTTCTGTTGCTGGCCTATCCGCAGACGGTATTTGTTGAACACAGCCTTTATGGACTGGGCATTTTAAGTAGCATTTTCATTGGTTTGTTGAAAATGTTGCTGATTCCACTGATTTTTAGTTCGATTGTGGTTGGGGTTTCCAATTTGCAAGCGGGCGGTCAATTTGGTCGAGTCTGGAAAATTACCGCTTTAAGCTGTTTGACCACTACCACCTTGGCTTTAATTCTGGGAATCAGCTGTGCACATCTGTTTGAGGTCGGTAAAGGGGTGGATATTCAATTATTCCAAGCCGCAATGGATAGCCATCAAACCCCAGATACCTTAACCCCATCAAGTTTTGTCACCACCTTTATTCAAAATACCTTAATCAATCCATTTAAGGCCTTTAGTGAAGGCAATGTGTTGGCTGTGGTGGTGTTTGCCTTATTTCTAGGTGTGGCCTTGGTCAAAGGTGGCGAACGTTTTAGTCTCGTCCGTAACATCAGCCAGCAATTCTTTGACATCATGATGATGTTGGTCGGTTGGGTCATGAAACTGGCACCGATCGGAATTTTTGCACTCTTGGCGAAGTTAATTGCCACCGAAGATTTGTCGGTACTCAGTCGTTTGGTTGAGTTTGCTGCGGTAGTAACCGGTACGACCATTTTCCATGGGGCGGTGGTGTTACCTGCTTTGCTGTGGATTTTTGGGCGGATGAATCCAATTACCTTTTTTAGAGGCGCCCGAACAGCCTTAGTCACAGCTTTTGCCACCAGTTCCAGTTCTGCCACCATGCCGCTGAGTATGAAGTGTGCGCAGGAAAATTTGGGTGTGCGTCCGCAAACGGCTGGCTTTGTGATCCCATTGGGTACACAACTGAATATGGATGGTACGGCACTTTATGAAGCAGCGGCGGCTTTATTTATTGCCAATTTGATGGGTCTGGATTTGAGCCTGACCCAACAGTTGATTGTTTGTTTGACTGCCATGATCGCATCCTTAGGTGCGCCGGGGATTCCAAGTGCAGGGATGGTCACCATGATTATGGTGTTACAGTCAGTTGGTTTACCTGCGGAGGCAATTGCGATTTTATTGCCGATTGACCGTGTCTTAGACACCGTACGTACAGTGGTCAATGTGCAAGGTGACATGATGATTAGTGTGGTGGTTGATCGTTACGCGAAACAGGCGGAAGCTGAGTCTAGTTAA
- a CDS encoding acyl-CoA thioesterase II, which translates to MNALTQELVELLTLEKLEEHIFRGNSRNLVGKRVFGGQVLGQALRAASYTTDRPAHSLHAYFLYGGDVNAPIIYEVDPLRDGKSFASRQVRAIQHGRTIFSAMVSFANPEEGLNYQHKEPEYPEPETLKSENELKESLINFVPENVRASFMRERHVEIRPTQLINPFQPQPEAPFYAHYIRTHDAIPVDLDEISLHQAIVAFYSDFTLMTTALRPHGLSWISPNLQCASIDHTIYFHRPLRADEWMLYDMEATISASSRGLNFGRMWQNGQLVCSTVQEGLIRLREIETQ; encoded by the coding sequence ATGAATGCGTTAACTCAAGAATTGGTAGAACTGTTGACTCTGGAAAAGTTGGAAGAACATATTTTCCGAGGCAATAGCCGCAATTTGGTAGGCAAGCGAGTGTTCGGTGGGCAGGTGCTTGGACAAGCATTAAGAGCCGCGTCATATACCACGGATCGTCCTGCACATTCTTTACATGCCTATTTCTTGTATGGGGGCGATGTCAATGCACCGATCATTTATGAAGTTGATCCGCTCAGAGATGGTAAAAGCTTTGCCAGTCGTCAAGTTCGGGCGATTCAGCATGGTCGTACCATTTTTTCTGCGATGGTCTCTTTTGCCAATCCAGAAGAAGGCTTGAATTATCAACATAAAGAGCCAGAGTATCCTGAACCAGAGACCTTAAAGTCTGAGAACGAACTGAAAGAAAGCCTGATTAATTTTGTCCCAGAGAATGTACGTGCCAGTTTTATGCGTGAGCGTCATGTAGAAATTAGACCGACTCAGTTGATTAATCCGTTTCAACCGCAGCCAGAAGCGCCGTTCTATGCACATTACATTCGGACCCATGATGCGATTCCAGTGGATTTAGATGAAATCTCGCTGCATCAGGCGATTGTGGCGTTTTACTCAGATTTTACCTTAATGACCACAGCATTACGTCCACATGGACTGTCTTGGATTTCTCCAAATTTACAGTGTGCCAGTATCGACCACACCATTTACTTCCATCGTCCGCTGCGTGCAGATGAATGGATGCTTTATGATATGGAAGCGACCATTAGTGCCAGCTCACGTGGCTTGAATTTTGGGCGAATGTGGCAAAATGGACAGCTGGTGTGTAGCACTGTGCAAGAAGGTTTGATTCGGCTCAGAGAAATCGAAACGCAGTGA